Part of the Halodesulfurarchaeum formicicum genome is shown below.
TTCGTTCCCGAGGTTGTACACTTGATAGGGGCCAAGTCGGTTGTCGAAGATCACCGTCCGGGCACCGGTCGCCTCGACCTGCTCGGTGAGTTCCTCGACCTTCCCGGCCCCGAGTTGCAGGGCCGGGTCCGGTTCGCGACGCTGTGTGCACTCGCCGACGACCTCGTAGCCGGCTGCGGCGGCAAGCTGTCTGATCTCGGCCGTGTCCGGCTGGCCGTCCCTGACTCGCTTCGCGATGATCGCCCGGTCGGGTTCCGTCACTCGCCGCTCTGTAGGGGCCGAGATCACTTAAGGGCCATGCGGGGCACAAAGGACTTACCGGAGAACGGCCCAACGAGGGGTATGGCGCTCGAACTGGACCCGACACAACTCGGCCTCGAATTCGGTAGCGGGGCCGTGATCGGCGCGATTATCGGGTTTGCCTTCAAGAAGATCGCGAAGGTGATCGCGGTCATCGTGGGCCTCGAACTCGCGCTGTTCAAGTTCCTCGAATCGCGGGGCATCTTGACCGTGGACTGGGACCGCCTCACGGGCGGGCTCCTGGATCTGACACAGACCGCCTCGATGGAGACCCCGCCGCCCTGGGTGAACACGTTCCTCTCGACGCTCTCCGTTGGGGCCGGCTTCACCGGGGGCTTCCTCGTCGGCTTCAAGAAAGGATAGTTTTCAGCGGCGGGCGATCTCGTCTTCGTCCCGGATGATCTGGACCTCCGCCTCGCCGCTCGTGTGCTCGTTGACCAGATCGTAGAAGTCGTTTTGCAGCCCTGCCGGGAAGGTCAGGACCCCGATCCAGGAGCCATCCGCCTGCCACTCCTCCCGTTCTAGGTCTCCGAACTGCCGGATCTGGGCCTGGGCGCTCCCGGCATAGTCCGGTGGGACCTGGACGGCCATGGTTACCTCGTCGAACCGGATCGGGATCACGGGTCGCAACGCATCGAGAGCGTCCTCGACCTGTGACTCGACCCGCTCCATCGGGTCGACGTCGAACCCGGCCTCCTCCAGGGCGTTCTCGATTCGATCCGGGGGGTGCGGGGCGTCGTCCATCTGTGGGTTCACGGCGTTGCGCGCGATCCGGTCGATGAGTTCGCGGCGCTTGCGTTCGAGCATCTTCCGGCGCTGTTCGGCGGTGATCTGGATCTCCCCGCGCTCGATCACCTGCGGGATGATCTCCATCGGATCCGTGGTGTCAAAGACTTTCTCGACGTCCGATTCGGCCGGTCGATCGCCTCGCGAGGCGTTCTCGAAGACGTCCCGGGCCGCGATCACGTCCTCCAGGTCCCCATCGAACTCCCCACGTTTGATCGCGAGGGCCGCGTCCGGATCGACGAGGACCTCGAAGCGCGCCCCGTGGGACTCGAGCCGCGCCGTCACTGCATCGTCAAGTGATATCATGGCCTGCGCTACGGCGTGGAGCGTGAAAAATGTAGCACGTCACTCCGGCAGGGCGGCTTCGATCTCCTCGTTGGTGAGTTGGATGTACTGCTCGGACTCGGCGTCCACCGTCGCCGCGCCCACGCCCGCGGGATCGAGGGGCTCCTCCTGGACCGAGCCCAGAGCCTGGAGTCCGAGTTCGACGGCCTCGGCCAGTTCGATTTCGGGGTCGTACTCGGCTTCGAGAGACGACTGGATCTCCTCCCGATCGGAGCCGATGGCGATCGCCTGCCACTCGTAGGGCGTACCACTCGGGTCCGTCTCGAAGAGGCGTGGCTGGCCGTCGTCCAGTCCACCGACCAGCAGGGCCACGCCGAAGGGCCGGGCCCCGCCGATCTGGGTGAACTGCTGGATGTGATCGGTCACGTCCTTGGTGAGCGTTTCGACCCCGATGGCCTGCTCGTACCGCAGTCGCTCGACCTGGGCGTCCCGGCGGGCGAAGTCGATCAGTCGGCGGGCGTCGGCGACGTGGCCAGCACTCGCGATGCCGACGTGATCGTCGACCTTGTGGAGTTTCTCCACGGAGTCCTGTTCGACCAGCGGGGATCGAACCGGCTTGTCGACGATCAGTGCAACCCCGTCGCTGGCTCGCACCCCGATGCTCGCCGTGCCTCGCTTGACTGCCTCCCGGGCGTACTCGACCTGGTAGAGTCGGCCGTCCGGGGAGAAGATGGTGATGCCACGATCGTACGCTTGCTGTTGTTGTCCTTGCATTTAGAGATCCCGGGGTGTTGCCCCGACGAAGGTGTCCGCGCACTCGACGTCGACGCGGTCCTCCCGCAGGTGGGCGGTCGCCTCACCGTCGCGAAAGGTCACGGCCGTCGAGTCGGTCACGGCTGGCGGTCCCTGCAGGAACGACCGCCTGGTGGCTCGAACTGTTCCGCCCACCCCCCGAACGCCGACCCGAACCGGCTGGTCCTGGACGGAATCGACACACGCGATTGCGGCCCGGGCCTGCTCGACGGTCCCTCGGCGGACCCGAACGAGCGCCCAGCCACCGCCGGGATACAGGTCGGTCTCCAGGACACGCGGATCAACCTCGGCGCTTCCGGGATCGCCCAGAAGCGTCCGTGTCGCCGTCCAGACCGCCTCCTGGAGGGGTCGCTCCGCGAGGGTGACATCCGGCCACGTCTCTATCTCGACGGCGAGATAGCGATAGCGCGGTCGGAGGTGTTTCGGGAGGTGGCGCACGGCAAGGGGTTACACGTGGACTGTTGTAACTCCACGGATCGAGGTGGTCTCAGCTTTCGGGCTCGGAGACGGTGACCCCCGGCCCCACGGTGTCCGGGTCCCGCCGGTGTCGATTCCGCTCGGCGATGGTTCGCCAGGCCGCCAGTCCCTGCTGGATCGTTTCGTGGTCGAAGCCGATCTGGGCACCCACCGCGAACAACTCCCGCGGCCCGCGAACCTGTAGATGGCTCGATGGGGCTCCAGAAACGACAAACGGCGCGCCCGCATCAGCGACGAGTTCGTGGAGTTTTCGGAGCGCTTTGATCGCTCGCACTCGGTCGCCGCCACTCGATCGGAGCACGGGACCGAGATTTAACTCCAGTGCGACGTCGTTTGCGGCGGCGGTCTGGGCGATTACGTGGTTGACGTCCCCGGCCCCGCCCATGGGATCGGCGAGGACGTCCACCTGGGCTTGCTCGACCACGAAGCGATTCATCTCCGGATCGCGACCCTGGACGAGAAGCACTTCGGCTTCGGGCCGGCGATTCCCGATCGCGCCGCTTGCCCGCCCCGGTTCGTCGGCGGTGATCTCGATGCCCTGGACCACGTCGATGCCGTGGGTCTCTGCGATGGCCTCGTGATCGACCGCTGCGGGCGTGGACTGACGATTCCTGACGACCAGGCCCTCGAACCCGGCGTTTTTCACAGTCAGCCCGAACCTGTCGGGGGTTGTCGGCCCGTCCTCGCGAACGCGGACGGATTCGTACATCTCAGGAGAGGGCCTCCCGGGCGTTTTCGAGGGCGTTCTCCCGGTTGGCCGGGTAGGCCTCGACCTTCGCCCGGAGGGTGATGCCGTCGCCGCGTGTGACCTCGCCACGGGCGGCGGCCTGCTTGTCCAGTGTCACGTAGAAGGCGTTGTTGTCGTCGAGTCGATCCCCCAGTTCGTCCAGGAGTTCGGCCATGTTCACCCCGTCCCGGAGGCGCTCGAAGACGTGTTCGATCTCGTCGGTGCGTTCCAGTCGGGCGCTGAGGACGACGATTCGATCGCCGTGATGGCCCTCCCCGACCGAGGACTCGATTTCGGCCTCCGGCGGGAGCAACGTCCGGAGTGCCGAACGCACGCGGTCCTCGGCCTCCGTCTCGTAGCAGAAGGCCCGGAGGTCGACGTAGTGGAAGGGAAGGCCCATGCCCGCTCAGTCGTCGGTCTCCTCGGGGGCGGCCTCGAGGTGGTCCTCGGGGACGCCGGCCTCCTGGCCGTCCTCGAAGGACACGGTGTAGTTGGCGTCGCCGAACATGGTCTCGACGACCTGTGTCACGGTCCCGATCTCGCCGTCGAACTCGCTGTGCTCGTCGTGCAGGAGCACCTCGTCGTCTTCTTCGAATGGCATATCACGGGATATTTCCCCGGCTCATTAAAGTCAACCGGTCTCTTTTCCGGTGCGCCATCCGAACTCCTGGTCGCAGACTTGTGGTTCGAGAACCGGCCCGAAAATCCGAACTCGCTCGTCGCCGTGGTCGTCAGTCGATACGGTCGATGGTCTCTTCGTCTTCACGGCCCAGTACGAGCTTCCAGACCAGGGCGATCAGGATGAGCGCGACACCGACTTTGAGGATTGTGCGTCCCATACCTGTTACTAAGTGGTAATACGTTATACACTTTCTGGCGAGCGGGGCCGTTCAGGTCTCGATGTGGTCGGTGATGTTCTCGCGAATGATGGTTTCACAGTAGCGACACTGCACCCCGGTATCGAGTACGTCGAAGTGTGTGTTCACTGGCTCGCCCGCGTTGGTGATGCAGTTGGTGTTCGGACAGGTGAGCACGCCGACCACTGACTCGGGCCGATCGACCCGGGACTTCTCGATGACCTCGTATTCCCGGATGATGTTGATGGTGGCATCCGGCGCGATCAGGGAGAGCACGTCCACCTCGTCCTGGCTGAGTTCCATCCCCTCGACTTTCACCACGTCTTTGCGCCCGAGCCGGTCGCTCGGGACGTTGATGCCGACACTCACCGTCTCGCCCTCGGTGCCGTCGATGCCGAGGATGGCAAGCACCCGGAGGGCCTCGCCGGCGGTGACGTGGTCGATGACGGTCCCGTTCTCGATCTTGCTCACGCGGAGTTCGGTGTCTGGCTGGGTCATAGTAGCATATCCAGGAGTGCCATTCGCACTGGCACGCCGTTGTGGGCCTGTTCGAAGTACGTCGCACCTGGCAGGTCATCCACGTCCGCTGCGATCTCGTCGACCCGGGGGAGCGGGTGGAGGACGGTCAGGTCCTCGTTGTACTCACGGATGGTCTCGGCGTCGAGACGGTACTTGCCGGCGACGGCGTGGTACTCGTCCTCGTCGGGGAACCGCTCGCGCTGGATCCGGGTGACATAGAGCACGTCGAGTTCCGAGAGGATCTCCTCGTAGCCCTCGTGTTCGCGGACCTGGGCCCCCTGTTCGTGGAGGTCATATCGGACACTTCGGGGGAGACGAAGGGAGTCGGGGCTGATGAAGTGCTGGCGGGTGTCGAAGTTCGTCAGCGCCTGGGCCAGCGAGTGGACGGTTCGACCGTACTTCAGGTCGCCCATGATCCCGATCGTAAGGTCATCGAGTCCGACTTCCTCCCGGATGGTGAACAGATCGAGCAGCGTCTGGGTCGGGTGCTGGCCGGCCCCGTCCCCGGCGTTGAAAAGCGGGACGTCGATGAACTCCGAGGCCATCGTGGCCGCGCCCTCCATCGGGTGGCGCAACACGATCCCATCGGCGTAGCCCTCCAGTACCCGAAGCGTATCCGCGAGGGTTTCACCTTTGCTCACACTCGAGAACTCGACCGGCCCCATGTCGATCGTGTCCCCGCCCAGGCGCTTGATGGCCGTCTCGAAACTCATCTTCGTCCGGGTGCTGGGCTCGAAGAAGGCGAGTGCGAGCAGGGCCCCCTCGTGTCCGCTTGCTGCCTGCGGGTCGGCGGCGAAGTCGGCGGCCCGGTCCAACACCGCCTCGATATCCGCCCGCGAGAACTGTTTCGCGGAGATCACGTGCTCGTGACGCATTACTCTCACTCGCTCGTGGAACGGTCTTGAATCTCCCGTTTGGCGGGCACGGCCCGGCCGGTCCTTTATCAGAGAGGACCGGACCAGAAGGCCCATGCTCGCCGTGACTGGGGGGAAAGGTGGCACCGGCAAGACGACGACCGCGCTGGGACTGGCCGTCACGCTCGCCGAGCGCCGTCGCGATCCGATCGTCATCGACGCGGACGTGGACATGCCGAACTTGCACATCCGGGCGGGCACTGACGATTCCGGGCTGGCCGCCCTCGCTGCGGGCACGCCGATCGAGGCGGCGGCGACGCCCGCCGAACGCTATCCCGGCGTGTCGATCGTCGGGGCCACCCCCGGGACCGATCTGGAACGCGCGCTCCGACAGGTCCGGACCGAGCGTCCGGTGATCCTCGATGGGGCTGCCGGGGCCGACGAGCGCGCAGTGACGCCGCTGCGACACGCCGACGCTGCGGTCGTCGTCGCGCGGCAGACTCCTGCGGCCGTCACGGATAGCGTGAAGTCGGTCCGGATGAGTCGGGCCGTCGATGCACCGCTCGCCGGGGTAATTCTCAGCCGCGCCGCGGCCGTGCCGGCGTCGGTCGAAACCGCACTTGGCGTGGAGCCGCTGGTGCCCGTCCCGTCGGTTTCGGATCCGATCGCCCACGATCAGGCCCGCGTGGCGTACGACCGGATTCTCGACGAGTGGGCGAACGCTTAATGTCCCGGGAACCAACCGTTCAGGGGATGGCGGAGAAACTCTCCACCGGGGTCGAGGTACTCGACCGCGAACTCGCCGGCGGGCTTCCGGCCGGGAGCGTCGTCGCCTACCAGGCCCCCGCCGCGAGCCAGGGAGAGTTGCTCCTCTACGAGTTGACCCGGCCCCGGGAGACGCTGTATCTCACCACCATTCGGACCGAGGACGCTGTCGCGGACGCGATTGCGGCCGCCAAGGCACCGACGGGCGAGCCGAAGATCGAACTCGTGACCGGGGAGGATCCGATCGACTCGACCCGCCGGGCCGTTCGCAACGCTTTCGAGGGCATGACGGTGATCATCGATCCCATCGACCCCCTCGAACGGGCCGATCGGGCCCGCTACGAGCAACTGCTCAACGAGATTCGAAATCACATGATCAACACGGGCGGGATCGCCTTCCTGCACGCCCTGGAGGGGCCGAATCCGCCGGCTCACCGGGAGACTACCCAGCACATGGCGGACGTGGTGCTGGATCTCGATGTCGATCGAAAGGGGAGCGAGATAGACAGCCGGCTCACCGTGCAGAAGTATCGCGGCGGGAAGATTCCCAGCGAGTCGATCAAACTCGACCTCACCGAGCGCGTGCGGGTCGATACGAGCCGGGATATCGCCTGATTACTCCTCGAGTTCGTCCACGTCGAGTTCGTCCATGATCTCGTCGGCGTCGACGTCGGCGTCTTCGAGGGACGCCTCGATGTCGCCGAGTCCGCCGCCCATGCCACCCATGCCGGGCATCGCGGGCGCGCCGTCGATGATCTCCTGGACGATGACCCGATCGATGTCCAGCTTCTCGATGACGTCACCGAGGATCTGCTGTTTGGACATCATCCACTGCTGGTTGAACTGTAGTTGTGGGTTGCTCTCGATGTAGAGGGTCTCCTTCTCGACGGTCTGGACTTCCGTTTCGGTCTCGCCCTCCTCGTCTTCGACCTCCACTTCCTCCTCGAGTTCGTCGGTCGCGAGGTGCATGTCCAGTTCGACGTCGAAGAAGGTCTGGAGCAGGCCCGAGGCCTGTTCGACCGGATCCTCGACGGTGTCGAGGATTTCGTACTCGTACTCGACGTCCTGGCCGGCCAGCGGGTGGTTGAAGTCCACGCGGGCGCGGCCGCCGATGATCGTCTCGACGTGCCCGTGCTGCCCGTCGATGTCCACGTGTGCACCGGGGTAGCGGTCGTCTTCCGGGATCTTCTCGGCGCTGACAGTACGGACTTCGTCCTCGTTGTACTCGCCGAAGGCTTCGGCGGCGGGCACGACCACGCTGCCGGAGTCACCGACCTCCCGACCAACGATGTCGGACTCGACGGCGGGGAAGAGGTGACCGTCACCCAGCACGATCGTCCGCGGGGCGAACTCCTGGTCCTCCGTGTCAACCCCTTCCGCTTCAGCGACCTCCTTGTCGGTCGTGTCCACGAGGTCGCCGCCCTCGACTGTTCGGGCGGTGTACGCCACTTTTACGAAGTCGCCGTTCTGGAGACCCGACTCCTCGGCGGTCTCCGCCGCATCATCGGCCGATTCGGCCGTCTGTTCGTCACTCATACCCCAAGGGAGTTCCGTTCGACCCTTAAGAATCACGGTCCGATCACAGCCGCTCGCTCGCATCGCAACGTTTAGACCCCTGCCCGTGACAAGGTCACAGACACTCATGTCATCAGCCGACGCGTCGGGCGAGTCCACAGCCGAGGACATGCCCGAGCTCACATATCCCGAGGAGGACTGGCCCGGATTCATCCGCGAGCATCTGGGCCCGTCGCTTCTCTGGGCGTTGCTCGGTATCGGCGGCAGTCACATCGTCCTGGCGCCGACCCTCGGTGGCCTCTATGGGATGTTCGGGATCTGGGTCATCGCCATCATCTACCTGGCGAAATACGGGGGCTGGGAGCTGGGCATCCGGTACAACTACGGTATCGGACGCAATCCAGTCGAGGGCTATGGGGACCTCCCCGGGCCGGACCACTGGGGACAGGTCTTCACGATGTTGGTCTACCTGGTGGGCTGGACGGTCATCCTCGCCTCGGTGGGCTTTAGCGCGGCGACCTTCCTCGCGGCGCTGGTGCCCTCACTTTCCGCCATTCAACTGTACCTCCTGTTGATCGGCTTCGCGGTGGCCCTGACCATCGTCTCCCGCTATGCCTGGATCGAGAACCTGATGAAACTCTTCGTCATCGTGCTTGGGGGCCTCATCGTTCTGGGCGTGTTCGTCTCGCCGCCGTCGCCGTCGCTGGTCGCCGAGACGGCGTTCTCGGTGCCCGATCTGACCGCACCGGTCTTCCTGGGGATCTTCGCCGCCCTCGCGGGGTACGCCCCGACCGGCCTGAGCACCACCGTCACGATCGGGAGCTGGAGTCTCGCGAAAGAGCAGGGCGCACGGGCCCTGCGCCGCAAGGATTACGACCCGACCGACGAGCGCTTCCAGGAGTACATCGCGAGCTGGATGCGAACCGGGACCCGGGACTTCCGGGTCGCCTTCGGCTTTAGCTTCCTCCTCCTCGTGAGCATGATTCTCCTGGCAACCTCCGTCTTCTATCCCACGCCGCCACAGGATCAGAACCTCGCGATCGCGATCGGGAGCATCCTCCAGGAGGGCTTTGGCGACTGGACGTTCTACCTGGTGGTCGCCGGCGCGTTCGCGGCGCTTTACTCCACCGTCATCACGGTCATGGACGGCGCCGCGCGGGTCAACGCCGACACGCTCCCGCTCGTGCTGGAACGTGAGATGGACACCGACCGCCTTCGTCGCGGGTTCATCCTGCTCATGGGGACGGCGAGTGTCATTCCGATTCTGGTCATCGGGCAGTTGCCGGTCACCCTGATGGTGTTCTCCGCCGCGCTGATGGCGATCCTCCAGGTCTTCTTCTACTTCGCGAACTACTACATCGTCCGGAAACACCTTCCCGAGGCCTTCCAGCCCGACCGGGCCCACACGATCTACTATGCCGTCACGATGTTGCTCGTGCTCGGATTCGGCATCATGGGCGGACTGAGTCGACTCGGCCTCGTCGGCTGATCGAAACCCGCACTTTTCTACCCCGGGCCCCTCCGGCCGGGCATGTACGAAGTCGAGATGAAGGTCCAGGCGGCCCACGAGCCCGTTCGGGCGGCTCTGGAGCGGGAAGGCGCCCGCTCCCTGGGCCGTGTGGAGCAAGTAGATGTGTACTTCGACGCCCCGCACCGCGATTTTGCGGCCCGGGACGAAGCCCTCCGATTGCGCGAGGAGACCGACGCCGAAGGCACGACCACGGCGCTCACCTACAAGGGCCCGAAGGTCGATGACACGTCGAAAACCCGTCAGGAGTTCGAAACGACGGTCGGCTCCCGCGGGGAGATGCAGGCGGCCCTTTCGGCCCTGGGATTCGAACCGGCTGCGACCGTCGAGAAGACCCGCGAACGCTTCGAACTCGACGGGATCGTCGTCTCCCTCGATACGGTTTCGGGGCTGGGAGAGTTCGTCGAGGCCGAAGCCGAGGCCACGGAAGCCGACATCGAGGCGACCCGGGAGGCCGTCGCAGCGGTCCTCTCTCGCCTCGATCTCGACCCCGAGGCACAGATCCGCCGTTCGTACCTCGGATTGCTCCTGGACGACTGATGCACCAGAGACATGAGCGCCGACAAATAAGTTTTCGCAAGTTATAGGAGCGGCCATCGGATAGGTTCTCTAATGACCGATCGGAACATCCGCATCCAGTCCCTCGACCGGGGCGCGGTCGAGGACCAGGAGATCGAGATCGTCGAACGAAAGGGGATCGGCCACCCCGACTCGATCTGTGACGGCATCGCCGAGGCCGTCTCTCGCGCGCTTGCGCAGGCCTATCTCGATCGCGTCGGCAAAGTCCTTCATTATAACACCGACGAGACCCAGCTGGTCGCCGGTGACGCCGCTCCGGCCTTCGGCGGTGGCGAGGTCGTCGAGCCGATCTACATTCTCATCGTCGGCCGCGCCACCAAACGCTACGAGGGCCAGGAGATCCCCGTCGACTCGATCGCCCTGGAGGCGGCCCGGAACTACCTCCGGGAGAACCTGCCCAACCTCGATCTCGAAACTGATGTCATCGTGGACGTCCGGCTCGGCGAGGGCTCGGGGGACCTTCAGGAGGTCTTCTCCGAGGACGGCGGCACCGTCCCGATGGCCAACGACACGAGTTTCGGCGTCGGTCACGCCCCGCTCTCGGAAACCGAACAGATCGTGTACAACACCGAGCGACGGCTGATCGAGGACTTCGGCGAGGACCACCCCGCGCTGGGCCAGGACATCAAGGTGATGGGCAAGCGCGAGGGCTCGACCATCGATCTCACCGTCGCCGCCGCGCTCGTGGATACCTTCGTTCCGAACATGGAGGCCTACGAGGCCGAGATCGACGCGATCAGGGAGTATGTCACCGACCTTGCCTACGAGTACACGGACCGGGAAGTTCGAGTGCACGTCAACACCGCGGACGACACCGCCGCGGGTGCGATCTATCTCACGACGACCGGCACCAGTGCCGAACAGGGTGATGACGGGTCGGTCGGCCGGGGCAACCGGGCCAACGGGCTGATCACGCCGAACCGGTCGATGTCCATGGAGGCCACGAGCGGCAAGAACCCGGTCAATCACATCGGGAAGATCTACAACCTCCTCTCCACGAAGATCGCCATGGAAGTCGTCGAGGAGGTCGAGGGCATCCGTGATCTCCGGGTCCGGCTGCTCAGCCAGATCGGGAGCCCGATCGATCAGCCACACGTCGCCGACCTCCACGTCGTCACGGAGTCGGGCTACGAACTGGGCGACGTGGACCCCGAGATTCGCCGGATCGTGGACGAGGGACTGGCCAGCGTGGAGGACGTGACCGCGGCGGTCATCCGCGGCGAGCTATCCACGTTCTGAGCCTTCGAAGGGCGCTTTAACCGCGGGGTCTTTCTTGGGGTATGCAGGTACCGGGAGCGGACGTGGTCATCGTCCGCCACGGGGACATCGGGGTCAAGTCCAGCCGGGTCCAGTCCTGGATGGAGGAGACCCTGGCAGCGAACCTCGAGGCGACCCTCGACGCCTGGGACGTTCCCGGCCGCGTCGAGCAGCACTGGGGCCGGCTCTTCGTCCGGACTCGGGAGCCCGAGATGGCCGCCAGGGCGGCGGCGACCGTTTTCGGGATCGTGTCGGCCAGCCCCGCACGCACCGTCGAGCCGACCCTCGACGCGATCAGCGAGGCCCTGGCCGAGACCGCGCGGGCGACCTACGACGGGGGCTCGTTTGCCGTCGACGCGAGCCGGGCCGGCGACCACGACTTTACGAGCCAGGACGTCGGCCGGGTCGGGGGCGACGCGATCTGGACGGCCGTCGCGGACGAGTTCGAGCCCGAAGTCGACCTGGACGACCCCGACCACCGCTTCGAGGTCGAAGTGCGGGACGGCGAGGCCTACGTCTTCACCGAGCGGTTCGACGGGCCGGGTGGCCTCCCCGTCGGCACCCAGGAACCGCTGGTCGCGCTGGTGAGCGGCGGGATCGACTCGCCAGTCGCGGCCTGGCTCGCGATGAAGCGTGGCGCACCCGTCATCCCCGTCTATCTCGATCTCGGGCCGTATGGTGGGGCCGACCATCGCGCCCGGGCCATCGAAACCGTCTCGCGGCTGGCCGCCCACGCACCGGGACAGGATTGGTCGCTGCGGATCGCGCCGATCGGGGAGCCACTCGAAGCCCTCGATGACCGGGTTGGGGACACCCGGATGCTCTCGGTCCGGCGGCTCATGCTGATGGTCGCGGGGGAGATCGCCGCCGAGACCGGGGCCCGCGGAATCGTCACCGGGGAGTCGATCGGCCAGAAATCCAGCCAGACGGTGACCAATCTCCAGGTCACCGACCGGGTGACTGACTGGCCAGTCCATCGCCCGCTGCTCGCCCTGGACAAACAGGAGATCATCGCGAAAGCCCGGAAAATCGGCACCTACGAGACCGCAACCGTCGACGCGGGATGTAATCGGATTGCGCCCGACCAGCCCGAGACCCAGGCTCCCATCGAACGCGTCGAGGGGGCCGAACCTGATGAACTGCCGGCCTGGGCGAGACAGGCCGCGGCGGCAGTAGACATACAGGCCATCGAGCCCTCGGTCGACCTGCACAAGCCATGACCGAGGTCTGTCTCCGCGGCCAGCCCGAGACTGACATCCAGGAGGCGCTGTTGGCCTACGAGACCGCGCGCTCGGCGCTGGCTCCCTACCAGCACCACCACCCCTTCGAGAACACCATCGCCGTCGAGACGGTGAGCCTGGGCGCGGCGATCTCGCTTTTGAACGACCTCGACTGGTATCTCGCCCGCACCACCCAGGGGACGCTGCTCCGGGACCCCTCGGTCTCGACTTCGGAGTGGCTCTCGCGTGACCTTGCCGAACAGGTTCGAAACGGCGAGATCCCGCCGGATGCCACCGGCCAGTACCTCAAAGTCTACGGCCTCGCGGACCGGGAACTCATCGAGCCGATGTACGTGACCCGCCGCGAGGACTCGATCCCGGCCTATGACCTCGCCGACGTCGAGGCGACCGTCGTGGTCAGGGTCACAGAGCGGGAGTTCGAGCGTGGGTAGGTGCGAGATCGTGGATATTTCGACCGGTGGAACAGGATAAAACTTACACGAGCGTGGGTCCATTCCCTGCCCATGGAAGAGCGAGTGCTTCTCGTCGGCGGTGGCGGCCGGGAACACGCGATCGCCCGCGCCCTCTCGACGGCCACGCTGTTTGCGTACAGTAGCAATCGGAACCCGGGTATCGCCGACCTCGCGAACGAGGTTCGAATCGGCTCGGAGACGGACACCGAGGCGATCGTCGACTTCGCGACCGAGATCGAAGCGACCCTGGCGATCATCGGGCCCGAGGCGGCGCTCGCTGCCGGCGTCGTGGACGCGCTGGATGAGGCCGGGATCTACGCGTTCGGCCCACGCGCTGACCAGGCCCGCCTGGAGACGGACAAGGCCTACCAGCGGGAGTTCATGGTCGAGCACGGGATCGACGCCCGGCCCGAATTCGAGACCTTCGAATCGGTCGAGGAGGCTGTCGCGTACGTCGAACGCGTCGATGGCGACGTGGCAGTCAAGCCCCGGGGGCTCACGGGCGGGAAGGGCGTTCGAGTGACCGGCGATCAGGTCTCGAACGCCGAAGCGGTCGAGTACATGCGGGAGAGCGGGTACGACGAGTGGGTCATCGAGGAACGACTGCTGGGTGAGGAGTTCACCGTCCAGGCCTTCGTCGCCAACGGGACGCTCCGGCCGACACCGGCCGTCCAGGATCACAAACGCGCCTACGAGGGTGACGAGGGGCCCAACACGGGCGGCATGGGCTCGTACAGCGATGCCCGCGCCATTCTGCCCTTCATGACGGCCGCGGACTACGAGGCCGCCGTCGAGGTCCTGCAGG
Proteins encoded:
- a CDS encoding FUN14 domain-containing protein; this encodes MALELDPTQLGLEFGSGAVIGAIIGFAFKKIAKVIAVIVGLELALFKFLESRGILTVDWDRLTGGLLDLTQTASMETPPPWVNTFLSTLSVGAGFTGGFLVGFKKG
- a CDS encoding ribosome assembly factor SBDS, coding for MISLDDAVTARLESHGARFEVLVDPDAALAIKRGEFDGDLEDVIAARDVFENASRGDRPAESDVEKVFDTTDPMEIIPQVIERGEIQITAEQRRKMLERKRRELIDRIARNAVNPQMDDAPHPPDRIENALEEAGFDVDPMERVESQVEDALDALRPVIPIRFDEVTMAVQVPPDYAGSAQAQIRQFGDLEREEWQADGSWIGVLTFPAGLQNDFYDLVNEHTSGEAEVQIIRDEDEIARR
- the psmA gene encoding archaeal proteasome endopeptidase complex subunit alpha, encoding MQGQQQQAYDRGITIFSPDGRLYQVEYAREAVKRGTASIGVRASDGVALIVDKPVRSPLVEQDSVEKLHKVDDHVGIASAGHVADARRLIDFARRDAQVERLRYEQAIGVETLTKDVTDHIQQFTQIGGARPFGVALLVGGLDDGQPRLFETDPSGTPYEWQAIAIGSDREEIQSSLEAEYDPEIELAEAVELGLQALGSVQEEPLDPAGVGAATVDAESEQYIQLTNEEIEAALPE
- a CDS encoding Rpp14/Pop5 family protein; this translates as MRHLPKHLRPRYRYLAVEIETWPDVTLAERPLQEAVWTATRTLLGDPGSAEVDPRVLETDLYPGGGWALVRVRRGTVEQARAAIACVDSVQDQPVRVGVRGVGGTVRATRRSFLQGPPAVTDSTAVTFRDGEATAHLREDRVDVECADTFVGATPRDL
- a CDS encoding RNase P subunit p30 family protein is translated as MYESVRVREDGPTTPDRFGLTVKNAGFEGLVVRNRQSTPAAVDHEAIAETHGIDVVQGIEITADEPGRASGAIGNRRPEAEVLLVQGRDPEMNRFVVEQAQVDVLADPMGGAGDVNHVIAQTAAANDVALELNLGPVLRSSGGDRVRAIKALRKLHELVADAGAPFVVSGAPSSHLQVRGPRELFAVGAQIGFDHETIQQGLAAWRTIAERNRHRRDPDTVGPGVTVSEPES
- a CDS encoding RNA-binding protein; translated protein: MGLPFHYVDLRAFCYETEAEDRVRSALRTLLPPEAEIESSVGEGHHGDRIVVLSARLERTDEIEHVFERLRDGVNMAELLDELGDRLDDNNAFYVTLDKQAAARGEVTRGDGITLRAKVEAYPANRENALENAREALS
- a CDS encoding DUF1918 domain-containing protein — protein: MPFEEDDEVLLHDEHSEFDGEIGTVTQVVETMFGDANYTVSFEDGQEAGVPEDHLEAAPEETDD
- the pyrI gene encoding aspartate carbamoyltransferase regulatory subunit, with translation MTQPDTELRVSKIENGTVIDHVTAGEALRVLAILGIDGTEGETVSVGINVPSDRLGRKDVVKVEGMELSQDEVDVLSLIAPDATINIIREYEVIEKSRVDRPESVVGVLTCPNTNCITNAGEPVNTHFDVLDTGVQCRYCETIIRENITDHIET
- the pyrB gene encoding aspartate carbamoyltransferase → MRHEHVISAKQFSRADIEAVLDRAADFAADPQAASGHEGALLALAFFEPSTRTKMSFETAIKRLGGDTIDMGPVEFSSVSKGETLADTLRVLEGYADGIVLRHPMEGAATMASEFIDVPLFNAGDGAGQHPTQTLLDLFTIREEVGLDDLTIGIMGDLKYGRTVHSLAQALTNFDTRQHFISPDSLRLPRSVRYDLHEQGAQVREHEGYEEILSELDVLYVTRIQRERFPDEDEYHAVAGKYRLDAETIREYNEDLTVLHPLPRVDEIAADVDDLPGATYFEQAHNGVPVRMALLDMLL